In Gracilinanus agilis isolate LMUSP501 chromosome 1, AgileGrace, whole genome shotgun sequence, the sequence TTTCCAGGTTGATTTCATTTGTAACATTTCTCCAcaatgtggattctctgatgtatagcaagaGTAGAGCTGCAACTGAATTCCTTTTCACACTGCTTGCACTCATAAGGTTTTTCCccagtgtgggttctctgatgtaCATCAATACTGGATGTCTGAAataatgtctttccacactgcttgcactcatgaggtttctccccagtgtgggttctctgatgtCTAGCAAGATGTGGCTTTTGtgtaaatgtctttccacattggttgcattcataaggtttctctccagtgtggattctctgatgtacagcaagatttggtttttgtgtaaatgtctttccacattggttgcattcgtaaggtttctccccagtatgggtTCTCTGATGTGAAGCAAGACTGGAGTTCCaaatgaatgtctttccacactgcttgcactCATGAGATTTTttaccagtgtggattctctgatgtacagcaagagcAGAGCTGGAaatgaatgcctttccacactgtttgcactcataaggtttctctcccgTGTGAAATCTCTGATGTACGGCAAGTACAGAGCTGCAACTGAATCCCTTTCCACAATGTTTGCACtcgtaaggtttctctccagtgtgaattctctgatgtacagcaaatGCAGACTTGTAACTGAATGCCTTTCCGCACTGCTTACACTCGTGAGGTTTCTCCCCACTATgggttctctgatgtacagcaagagcAGAGCTGGaaatgaatgtctttccacactgcttgcactcataaggtttctccccagtgtggattctctgatgtacagcaagatgagAGCTGCAGCTGAATccctttccacactgcttgcactcataaggtttctccccagtgtgaattctctggtgcACAGTAAGATGGGAGCTGGaaatgaatgtctttccacattgcttgcactcataaggtttctccccagtgtgggttctctgatgtaAAGCAAGAGCAGAGCTGGAAacgaatgtctttccacattgcttgcactcataaggtttctccccagtgtgaattctctgatgtctgGCAAGATTGAATTTTCCTATGAATGTCTTACCACACTGCTTGCACTCATGAGaattctccccagtgtggattcgcTGATGTTCAGCAAGACTGGATGTCTGAaagaatgtctttccacactgcttgcattcgtaaggtttctccccagtatgaattctctgatgtacaataAAAGTATACCTGCGACTCAATGcttttccacactgcttgcattcataaggtttctccccagtgtgaattctctgatgtctagCAACACTGGATTTATctatgaatgtctttccacattgtttgtgTTCATATGGTTTTTGCTcagtgtgggttctctgatgtacagcaagagcAGAGTTgcaactgaatgtctttccacactgcttgcattcataaggtttctccccagtgtgggttctctgatgtCTAACAATACTGTCCCTGtccataaaagtctttccacactcaTTATTTCCATTAGATTTTTCCTCAGTGTGCATTCTTTGATGTTCAGTATGAGGTGAATTTTGAAGTGCAAAACAGAATTCTCTGAAAGTACAATTAGTGGGATCACCACACACAAATCTCTGTAGGTCCAATTCTTCCACAGGAAGGCTCACCTCTGTTGCATTCACCTTCATTTCATGTCTGATCTGtccttctaaaagaaacaaacagtaaaacatacatatacagagacatacacatatataactctTATCTCCTTTCCTCCACTGTCAGAACATA encodes:
- the LOC123230487 gene encoding zinc finger protein 420-like, producing MHTEEKSNGNNECGKTFMDRDSIVRHQRTHTGEKPYECKQCGKTFSCNSALAVHQRTHTEQKPYEHKQCGKTFIDKSSVARHQRIHTGEKPYECKQCGKALSRRYTFIVHQRIHTGEKPYECKQCGKTFFQTSSLAEHQRIHTGENSHECKQCGKTFIGKFNLARHQRIHTGEKPYECKQCGKTFVSSSALALHQRTHTGEKPYECKQCGKTFISSSHLTVHQRIHTGEKPYECKQCGKGFSCSSHLAVHQRIHTGEKPYECKQCGKTFISSSALAVHQRTHSGEKPHECKQCGKAFSYKSAFAVHQRIHTGEKPYECKHCGKGFSCSSVLAVHQRFHTGEKPYECKQCGKAFISSSALAVHQRIHTGKKSHECKQCGKTFIWNSSLASHQRTHTGEKPYECNQCGKTFTQKPNLAVHQRIHTGEKPYECNQCGKTFTQKPHLARHQRTHTGEKPHECKQCGKTLFQTSSIDVHQRTHTGEKPYECKQCEKEFSCSSTLAIHQRIHIVEKCYK